GCAGCTGAACCGCCCTGCCACCGCATCAAACCAGCCTATCCGTCTGGGACGGCCGGTAGTTGTGCCATATTCGTGGGCTTCATCACGTATGATATCCCCGGTTTTATCCAAAAGCTCAGTAGGCATAGGCCCGCCGCCAACCCTGGTACTGTAAGCCTTGAAAACACCCAGGGTAGCACTGACTGAAGCCGGCCCTATGCCTATTCCCAAGCAACCGCCAGCCGCCAGAGGCGAGCTGGAAGTGCCGTAAGGATAAGTGCCGAAATCAGGGTCAAGCAAAGCCCCCTGCGCACCTTCCATTATTATCTTTTTATCCTGACTGATAGCCTCTTCAATAATATGAGTTGTTTCTTTTATATTGGGGGCTAACTCTTTACCCCATTTAAGGCAGGTTTCATAAATCTCGTCCAGAGAAATGGGTGCCGCATCATAAACCTTGGTCAGAATCTGGTTTTTACATTCCAGCACATATTCCAGCCGCTCATGCAGATATTCGGGCAGAAGCAAATCACCCACCCGGATACCCATGCGGGCATATTTGTCTACGAAAGCCGGCCCGATGCCCCTGCGGGTAGTACCCAGTGACTTATTGCCCCTGGCCTCTTCTTCAAGCCCGTCCAGCAAAATATGATAAGGCAATACCAGATGAGCCCGGTCACTTATAAAAACATTTTTTACATCTACGCCCCGGCTGATAAGCTCATTGCGTTCGCGGATAAAAACATCAGGGTTTATAACCACCCCGTTGCCGATAATGCACTTGACACCGGGATAAAAAACACCTGAAGGTATAATGTGAAGTTTAAACTCACCCATAGGGTTTATAACCGTATGGCCTGCGTTATCGCCCCCGGAAAAACGCACTACATAGTCAGCCTCCTGGGCCAGCATATCTACAACTTTGCCCTTACCTTCATCCCCCCACTGTCCACCTACTATTGCTGTAACAGGCATAACTCCCCCAATTTTGGCTTCAAACATATTTTATCCCCTCACCCAACTACCAGTTGCTGAGGGGAAACCGCTAAAGTTTAACAGATTAGACGAATAAAGTCACTATTATTTGGTCTGGCGGTAAACATTGGCAAGCCGCTGGATAACAGTTATTAAACTAAGCACGCTTACCAGCACCAGCACCGGCACAAGTATGTTAAACATCATGCCAATGGCCAGGGCAACCACCCGTTCAGGCCGGGTAAAAAACCCTTCCTTACCCTCAAGCCCCATAGCCTCAGCTCTGGCACGTATATAGCTGACCAGCAGGGAAAGAGTAAGGGTAACCACCGCCAGCACCACTGCGGGTGTCTGCCCGCTCTGAGAGTAAAAAGCACATACCCCGATAAGTATTGCCGCTTCCGAAACCCTGTCCAGAGTGGAATCCAGCACCGCTCCGAAGCGGGTAACCTTGCCGGTGCGTCTGGCCAGCGCCCCGTCCAGCATGTCAAATACACCTGCCAGCAGCATAACAATCCCTGCAAGCAACAGATTTCCGTTCACTATAATCCCGGCGGCTACCAGGGTAACAATAAAACCGGTTACCGTAACCATATTGGGGGTAAGACCGGTTTTAGCTAAAAGGTTTATAATGGGATTGGTGACTTTTAGGGCTATTTCCTTACGTAAGTTTGCCATACCAGACATGATATTCAGACTCTTTTCTGCCCTGAGTTAAAGGCAACAGCCAGGCTATTTACCTTCGGGACCATGGTGATTTTTGCTTAACACCAAATGGTAGTACTCTTCAACTTTTTTAGCAACTCTTTTCCAACTGTACTGCTGAACCGTTTTTAGTCCACCGGCGCTGAGTTCAGAACGCAAATCAGGCTGGGCAATCAGTTTCAAAAGAGCTTCTGCCAGTTTATCAGAGTTTTTGGGCGGTACTAACAGACCTTCTTTATTATCCGTCAGTACACACTGGTATCCCTCTATTTGTGAAGCCACAATCGGCACACCCAAAGCCATAGCTTCCAGAAGTACAATGCCGAAACTTTCCTGACCGGTAGCCGGGGAGCAGTAAATATGGGCTGTCTTGTAATACCGCGGCAGCTCATTACAGGCAACCCCGCCGGTAAAAACCACATCTGAAAGCCCATGCCGTTTTACCTTGCTGCGATAATGGCTCATTTGCCTGGGAGTACCCGGCCCCACTACCAGAAGCCTGGTCTGGGGGCACAGGGGCTTAATCTGGGCGTATGCATCAATCAGATAGTCCAAACCCTTTCGGCTCTCCATACGCCCCACAAAAAGGATATTCAGCTTGTCATCCAGATACTCCGGCACAGGCTGAACTTCGGTATTAAATAAATCCAGGTCTATACCGTTGGGCACAATAGTATAGTCACCGGGGATATATTTGGAGGCAAAACGCAGAGCCGCTTTGGAAACCGCCATATGCCCGTGAAGATTACGCCTGCGCCTTCTCAGGAATATGCGGGTAAAAGGCCAGCCCAAATTATAACCGGGCTTGCCCTGACTGGCGTGGAAAGTAGCTACATTGCAGGTTTTGGAAAACCGGAGCATGGCACTGCACAGCATTATCATAAAAGGCTCATGCAGGTGGATAACGTCAAACTTTTCGGTTTCCAAAACCTGTTTAATACGGTTTTTAAGATTGACCGAAAGGCTGATGCGAACCACTGTGCCGGAGATAGCCAGAGGGCGGGGCTTGCCCATCCTGATAAAATCAGTACCGTATTCTGCCGGAGACTTTGATGCTGGAGCAATAATGCGAACATCATGCCCCAGCATCTTAAGTTCTTTATAAAGCGAGCTAACGTGGTTAACTACGCCACCCGGATAGGCAAAATCATAAGGACAGACTAAAACTATCTTCACTGTTAACCGCCACTAACCTATAGTGCTACTAAGGAAGTCCGGGTTATTTTTCTGCCTTTTTTTCAGCCTCGGCCATTTTTTTAGCAGAGGTCTTCTTTATAAACTCAGCCGTCATAGCGTGAGCAGCATCGTCAGTATACTGAACGGGAGGTGATTTCATAAAATATGAAGAAGGTTCGTTCAGTGAACCTGACATACCGTTATCCATAGCTAATTTACAGCAGCGGATAGCATCAATGACTACACCGGCGGAGTTGGGGCTGTCCCAAACTTCCAGCTTCATCTCCAAATTCAAGGGGACATCACCGAAAGTCCGGCCTTCCATGCGGATATGGCAGAACTTGCGGTCTTCAAGCCACGGCACGTAGTCACTGGGGCCTACATGAACGCAATCAGGATCAAGCTTGTAATCAAGCTGGGAGGTAACTGCGTTGGTCTTGGAAATCTTCTTTGATTCCAAACGCTCACGTTCAAGCATATTCATAAAGTCAGTGTTGCCGCCGAAGTTCAGCTGATAAGTCTTCTCCAGCTTTACACCGCGGTCACAGAAGAGTCTGGTCAGTACGCGGTGGGTAATAGTAGCACCCACCTGTGACTTGATATCATCACCGATAATAGGTACACCGGCAGTGACAAAACGCTGCTGCCAATATTTTTCCCGGGCAATAAATACCGGTATGCAGTTAACCATACCGCAGCCGGCTTCCAAAATCTGCTCTACATACCACTTGGTGGCTTCTTCGGAACCCACCGGCAGATAGTTGATAACAACATCTGTTTTGGTCTCTTTGAGGATTTTTACAATGTCAGCGGTAGAGCCGGGAGCCTTCTGAATAATCTGGGAAAGATACT
This sequence is a window from Dehalococcoides mccartyi 195. Protein-coding genes within it:
- a CDS encoding inositol-3-phosphate synthase, with the protein product MGKINVAIIGVGNCASSLVQGVHYYRKAKDTEFVPGLMHVNLGGYHISDINFTAAFDVDKNKVGKDISEAIFTKPNNTFKFTDVPATGVKVERGMTHDGLGKYLSQIIQKAPGSTADIVKILKETKTDVVINYLPVGSEEATKWYVEQILEAGCGMVNCIPVFIAREKYWQQRFVTAGVPIIGDDIKSQVGATITHRVLTRLFCDRGVKLEKTYQLNFGGNTDFMNMLERERLESKKISKTNAVTSQLDYKLDPDCVHVGPSDYVPWLEDRKFCHIRMEGRTFGDVPLNLEMKLEVWDSPNSAGVVIDAIRCCKLAMDNGMSGSLNEPSSYFMKSPPVQYTDDAAHAMTAEFIKKTSAKKMAEAEKKAEK
- a CDS encoding CDP-alcohol phosphatidyltransferase family protein, encoding MSGMANLRKEIALKVTNPIINLLAKTGLTPNMVTVTGFIVTLVAAGIIVNGNLLLAGIVMLLAGVFDMLDGALARRTGKVTRFGAVLDSTLDRVSEAAILIGVCAFYSQSGQTPAVVLAVVTLTLSLLVSYIRARAEAMGLEGKEGFFTRPERVVALAIGMMFNILVPVLVLVSVLSLITVIQRLANVYRQTK
- a CDS encoding glycosyltransferase family 4 protein, producing the protein MKIVLVCPYDFAYPGGVVNHVSSLYKELKMLGHDVRIIAPASKSPAEYGTDFIRMGKPRPLAISGTVVRISLSVNLKNRIKQVLETEKFDVIHLHEPFMIMLCSAMLRFSKTCNVATFHASQGKPGYNLGWPFTRIFLRRRRRNLHGHMAVSKAALRFASKYIPGDYTIVPNGIDLDLFNTEVQPVPEYLDDKLNILFVGRMESRKGLDYLIDAYAQIKPLCPQTRLLVVGPGTPRQMSHYRSKVKRHGLSDVVFTGGVACNELPRYYKTAHIYCSPATGQESFGIVLLEAMALGVPIVASQIEGYQCVLTDNKEGLLVPPKNSDKLAEALLKLIAQPDLRSELSAGGLKTVQQYSWKRVAKKVEEYYHLVLSKNHHGPEGK
- a CDS encoding adenylosuccinate synthase — protein: MPVTAIVGGQWGDEGKGKVVDMLAQEADYVVRFSGGDNAGHTVINPMGEFKLHIIPSGVFYPGVKCIIGNGVVINPDVFIRERNELISRGVDVKNVFISDRAHLVLPYHILLDGLEEEARGNKSLGTTRRGIGPAFVDKYARMGIRVGDLLLPEYLHERLEYVLECKNQILTKVYDAAPISLDEIYETCLKWGKELAPNIKETTHIIEEAISQDKKIIMEGAQGALLDPDFGTYPYGTSSSPLAAGGCLGIGIGPASVSATLGVFKAYSTRVGGGPMPTELLDKTGDIIRDEAHEYGTTTGRPRRIGWFDAVAGRFSCQINGMTTAIMTRLDIMDILPAISICTAYELNGKIIKYFPANSGELAKCKPVYEEMPGWLCSTKEVRCYDDLPLAAKNYICRIEELIGCQMSAVCIGPSREQTIYK